A stretch of the Carassius carassius chromosome 50, fCarCar2.1, whole genome shotgun sequence genome encodes the following:
- the LOC132133648 gene encoding sialic acid synthase-like → MSAEFELCPGRKIGGSNPCFIIAEIGQNHQGDIEIAKKMIRMAKDCGADCAKFQKSEIEHRFTKHALERPYTSPHAWGLTYGAHKHHLEFSHQQYRELQQYANDIGIFFTASGMDEMAIEFLNEINVPFFKVASADTNNIPYLEKTAKKGRPMVISSGMQSMETMHCVYQTVKKYNPNFTFLQCTSAYPLPIEHVNLSLIPEFQKEFPEIPIGYSGHETGIHVSVAAVALGAKVLERHVTLDKTWKGSDHAASLEPAELAELVRAIRTVEMAMGSSIKQMLPCEASCHSKLGKSVVARKPLQKGEILTLDMLTVKVAEPQGVRPENIFKLVGKKITENLEKDATITDAMIDG, encoded by the exons ATGTCTGCTGAGTTTGAACTTTGTCCTGGAAGGAAGATAGGGGGCTCCAACCCCTGTTTTATCATCGCTGAGATTGGACAGAACCATCAAGGAGACATAGAAATAGCCAAAAAAATGATCCGAATGGCCAAG GACTGTGGAGCTGATTGTGCCAAGTTTCAAAAGAGTGAGATCGAACACAGATTCACCAAACACGCTCTGGAGCGTCCCTACACGTCCCCTCACGCCTGGGGGCTGACCTACGGGGCTCACAAGCATCATCTGGAGTTCAGTCACCAGCAGTACAGAGAACTGCAGCAGTACGCCAATGACATTGGCATCTTCTTTACAGCATCAGGGATGGATGAG ATGGCAATTGAATTTCTTAATGAAATCAATGTGCCGTTTTTCAAAGTTGCCTCTGCAGACACCAACAACATCCCTTACCTGGAGAAAACCGCCAAAAAAG GTCGTCCCATGGTGATATCTAGTGGAATGCAGTCGATGGAGACCATGCACTGTGTTTACCAAACTGTTAAGAAGTACAATCCCAATTTCACTTTCTTGCAGTGCACCAGCGCTTATCCACTGCCGATAGAGCACGTCAACCTCAGTCTGATCCCT GAGTTCCAGAAGGAGTTTCCTGAAATTCCCATTGGATACTCTGGACATGAGACGGGCATCCATGTGTCTGTGGCTGCTGTGGCACTCGGGGCGAAGGTGCTGGAGCGTCATGTGACCCTGGATAAGACCTGGAAAGGCAGTGACCACGCAGCATCACTGGAGCCGGCTGAACTGGCGGAGTTGGTGAGAGCCATCAGGACGGTTGAGATGGCAATGGGCTCGTCAATCAAACAGATGCTGCCCTGTGAGGCTTCCTGCCACAGCAAG TTGGGTAAGTCAGTAGTGGCCCGGAAACCATTGCAGAAGGGCGAGATATTAACTCTCGACATGCTGACAGTAAAAGTGGCCGAACCGCAGGGTGTGAGACCAGAGAACATCTTCAAACTGGTTGGCAAGAAAATCACAGAGAACCTGGAAAAAGATGCCACCATCACTGATGCCATGATAGATGGCTGA
- the LOC132133303 gene encoding N-acylneuraminate cytidylyltransferase B-like: protein MESNMICDPSSRQPHRAALILARGGSKGIPLKNIKNLAGVPLIAWVLRAALDSEVVDSVWVSTDHDEIERVARVWGAKVHRRSPEVSKDSSSSLETIKEFIRLRPEVDIVCHIQATSPCLHPHHIREALQMITEQGCDYVFSVVRRHQFRWEEVDKKDGKNPTSPNLDVTCRPRRQDWPGLCWDRGASMHDTTIFLQKQIVETF, encoded by the exons ATGGAGAGCAACATGATCTGTGACCCGTCCTCCCGACAGCCTCACCGGGCGGCTCTGATTCTGGCCCGCGGTGGCAGTAAAGGAATCCCCCTGAAGAACATCAAGAATCTGGCCGGTGTTCCTCTCATCGCGTGGGTTCTGAGAGCTGCCTTGGATTCAGAAGTCGTTGACAG CGTGTGGGTTTCCACGGATCATGATGAGATCGAGCGCGTCGCAAGAGTCTGGGGCGCAAAAGTTCATCGGCGCAGTCCTGAAGTTTCCAAAGATTCGTCCAGCTCACTGGAGACCATCAAGGAGTTCATCCGACTGAGACCCG AGGTGGACATCGTCTGTCATATTCAGGCCACGTCTCCATGCCTCCACCCTCATCACATCAGAGAAGCCCTGCAGATGATCACTGAACAGGGCTGTGACTATGTGTTTTCGGTGGTTCGTAGACACCAGTTTCGCTGGGAGGAGGTGGATAAGAAAG ATGGTAAGAATCCGACATCTCCGAACCTTGACGTGACGTGCAGGCCTCGACGACAAGATTGgcctggat TATGTTGGGACAGAGGCGCCAGCATGCACGACACTACGATATTTCTTCAGAAGcagattgtggagacattttaa